From a region of the Lactuca sativa cultivar Salinas chromosome 4, Lsat_Salinas_v11, whole genome shotgun sequence genome:
- the LOC111914688 gene encoding myosin-1 translates to MSTDKAPRFKSIKSLPVDYRFMGSAEKSTSSTSSMISVSIPENGNTDQIVDDDSPYGHRSTFFMNDRPSMDDEDVNPSISPQGSVLSSWGETKWGDTASYIAKKKLQSWYQSSDGNWELAKILSISGNESLISFSEGKVLKVNSDSLLPANPEILDGVDDLMQLSYLNEPSVLYNLQYRYDRDMIYSKAGPVLVAINPFKKIPLYGSDYIEGYKSKSRDSPHVYAIADTAIREMIRDEVNQSIVISGESGAGKTETAKIAMQYLAALGGGSGIEYEILKTNPILEAFGNAKTSRNNNSSRFGKLIEIHFSETGKISGAKIQTFLLEKSRVVQCTEGERSYHSFYQLCAGAPPSLREKLNLKSVHEYKYLQQSTCYSINGVDDAEEFRIVVEALDAVHVSKENQENAFSMLAAVLWLGDVTFSIVDNENHVEPVIDEALLNVAKLIGCEADDLKLALSTRKMKVGNDNIVQKLTLAQAIDTRDALAKSIYSCLFDWLVEQINKSLAVGKRRTGRSISILDIYGFESFDVNSFEQFCINYANERLQQHFNRHLFKLEQEEYIQDGIDWAKVEFEDNQDCLNLFEKKPLGLLTLLDEESTFPNGTDMTFAAKLKQHLKSNSCFRGERGKAFTVHHYAGEVMYDTTGFLEKNRDLLHLDSIQLLSSCTCELPQAFASNMLSLSEKPVLGPLHKSGGADSQKLSVVTKFKGQLFQLMQRLESTTPHFIRCIKPNNSQSPGIYHQGLVLQQLRCCGVLEVVRISRSGFPTRMTHQKFARRYGFLLLEHVASQDPLSVSVAILHQFDILPEMYQIGYTKLFFRTGQIGKLEDTRNRTLNGILRVQSCFRGHKARQYLKELKRGIFTLQSYVRGEKTRKEFVVLLQRHRAAVVIQKQIKSKITRKRFEDIHGATVVLQAVIRGWLVRRCSGDIALLQFGSGKGNESDEVVVKSSYLAELQRRILKAEAGLREKEEENDILHQRLQQYESRWSEYELKMKSMEEVWQKQMRSLQSSLSIAKKSLSLDDNNTTSERNSDASINITNDDTWDGNGSANGNARRNGHDNMRPMSAGLSVISRLAEEFEQRSQVFGDDAKFLVEVKSGQTDAANLNPDHELRRLKQMFEGWKKDYSVRLRETKVILNKLGHEDGDGHGDKGKKKWWGRLNSTSRVN, encoded by the exons ATGTCGACCGATAAAGCTCCTCGTTTCAAGTCAATTAAATCGTTGCCAGTGGATTATAGGTTTATGGGTTCAGCCGAAAAGTCTACAAGCAGTACTAGCAGTATGATCTCTGTTAGTATACCCGAGAATGGTAACACTGATCAGATTGTTGATGATGATTCACCATATGGTCACAGATCAACTTTCTTCATGAATGATAGACCTTCCATGGATGATGAAGATGTTAATCCGTCGATTTCTCCTCAAGGATCTGTTCTTTCTTCATGGGGTGAAACCAAATGGGGCGATACTGCCTCGTATATTGCTAAGAAG AAGCTTCAATCATGGTATCAATCCTCTGATGGGAATTGGGAGCTCGCCAAGATTCTATCTATTTCAGGGAATGAGTCACTCATCTCATTTTCTGAAGGAAAA GTTTTAAAGGTGAATTCTGACAGCCTATTACCTGCAAACCCAGAAATCCTTGATGGTGTAGACGATCTCATGCAACTAAGTTATCTAAACGAACCATCAGTCTTGTATAATCTTCAATACAGATATGATAGAGACATGATCTAT TCCAAGGCAGGACCAGTTTTAGTTGCCATCAACCCTTTCAAGAAAATTCCATTGTATGGGAGTGATTACATTGAAGGGTATAAGAGTAAATCCAGAGACAGCCCTCATGTATATGCCATTGCTGACACAGCTATCAGGGAAATGATTAGAG ATGAAGTAAACCAATCTATTGTAATAAG TGGAGAAAGTGGAGCTGGAAAAACTGAAACAGCAAAGATAGCAATGCAGTATTTGGCTGCTCTTGGAGGTGGAAGTGGAATAGAATATGAGATACTCAAAACTAATCCAATTTTGGAGGCTTTTGGTAATGCAAAAACATCAAGAAACAACAACTCAAGTCGTTTT GGAAAATTGATTGAAATTCACTTCAGTGAAACTGGAAAAATATCGGGTGCCAAGATCCAAACAT TTCTGCTTGAAAAGTCAAGAGTTGTTCAATGCACAGAGGGAGAAAGATCATATCATTCATTTTATCAGCTTTGTGCTGGAGCTCCACCTTCTCTTAGAG AAAAATTAAACTTGAAGAGTGTTCATGAATACAAATACTTACAGCAGAGCACTTGCTATTCAATTAATGGGGTTGATGATGCTGAAGAATTTCGTATTGTAGTG GAAGCCCTGGATGCAGTTCATGTTAGCAAAGAGAATCAAGAAAATGCATTTTCCATGCTTGCAGCAGTGTTGTGGTTAGGAGATGTAACATTTTCAATTGTTGATAATGAAAACCATGTGGAACCTGTGATTGATGAAG CTCTGTTGAATGTGGCTAAATTAATTGGTTGTGAGGCTGATGATTTAAAGCTTGCTTTATCTACACGGAAAATGAAAGTTGGTAATGATAATATTGTTCAAAAGCTAACCCTAGCCcag GCGATTGACACACGGGATGCTTTGGCAAAATCAATATATTCTTGTTTGTTTGATTGGTTGGTGGAACAAATCAACAAATCACTTGCTGTAGGCAAGCGTCGCACTGGAAGATCTATTAGCATTCTTGATATCTATGGATTTGAATCATTCGAT GTAAATAGCTTTGAACAGTTTTGCATAAATTATGCAAACGAGCGATTACAACAACATTTCAATCGCCATTTATTCAAGTTGGAACAGGAG GAATACATTCAAGATGGGATTGATTGGGCAAAAGTGGAATTTGAAGACAATCAAGATTGTCTCAACCTATTTGAAAAG AAACCATTGGGTCTATTGACTTTATTAGATGAAGAGTCAACTTTCCCAAATGGGACAGACATGACATTTGCAGCCAAACTAAAACAACATTTGAAATCCAATTCATGTTTTAGAGGAGAACGAGGCAAAGCATTCACAGTTCATCATTATGCAGGAGAG GTTATGTATGATACAACAGGATTTCTAGAAAAAAACCGTGACCTATTACATCTGGATTCCATTCAACTTTTGTCTTCTTGCACATGTGAGCTTCCACAAGCATTCGCCTCAAATATGCTTTCTTTATCGGAAAAGCCTGTTCTTGGACCTTTACACAAATCAGGTGGAGCAGATTCCCAAAAGCTTAGTGTTGTCACAAAATTTAAG GGACAACTTTTTCAATTAATGCAACGATTAGAAAGCACAACACCACATTTCATACGTTGCATTAAACCAAACAACTCACAATCCCCTGGGATTTATCATCAAGGACTTGTGTTGCAACAGCTCAGATGTTGTGGTGTTTTGGAAGTTGTTAGGATTTCACGCTCTGGATTCCCAACAAGAATGACACATCAGAAATTTGCAAGAAG aTACGGGTTTCTTTTGCTAGAGCATGTTGCATCGCAAGATCCACTAAGTGTATCGGTTGCCATTCTTCACCAGTTTGATATTCTTCCTGAAATGTATCAAATTGGTTACACAAAGTTGTTCTTTAGAACTGGAcag ATTGGAAAGCTTGAAGATACAAGGAATCGAACTCTTAATGGCATATTGCGTGTTCAAAGCTGCTTTAGAGGTCACAAAGCTCGTCAGTATTTGAAGGAACTTAAACGAGGGATTTTCACCCTTCAGTCGT ATGTTCGTGGTGAAAAAACCCGAAAGGAGTTTGTGGTATTGCTACAAAGACATAGGGCAGCTGTTGTTATACAGAAACAGATTAAATCAAAAATAACCAGAAAAAGATTTGAAGACATTCATGGCGCTACTGTTGTGTTACAAGCTG tTATACGAGGGTGGTTGGTTAGAAGATGCTCAGGGGACATTGCACTACTTCAATTTGGTtctggaaag GGTAATGAGTCAGATGAAGTGGTGGTGAAGTCATCATATCTTGCTGAGTTACAGAGAAGAATCCTTAAAGCAGAAGCCGGATtaagagaaaaagaagaagaaaacgaTATTCTACACCAACGTCTGCAACAATACGAAAGCAGGTGGTCAGAATACGAGCTCAAAATGAAATCAATGGAAGAAGTATGGCAGAAACAAATGCGTTCATTACAATCAAGCCTCTCAATAGCCAAAAAGAGCCTTTCACTTGATGATAATAATACCACTTCTGAAAGGAATTCTGATGCTTCCATCAATATAACAAATGATGACACATGGGATGGAAATGGGAGTGCAAATGGGAATGCTAGAAGAAATGGACATGACAATATGAGACCGATGAGTGCTGGTTTGAGTGTGATAAGCAGATTGGCTGAAGAGTTTGAACAAAGGAGTCAAGTGTTTGGTGATGATGCAAAGTTTTTGGTTGAGGTTAAATCGGGTCAAACAGATGCTGCCAATTTGAACCCGGATCATGAACTTAGGAGGCTGAAACAAATGTTTGAAGGGTGGAAGAAGGATTATAGTGTGAGGTTGAGGGAGACAAAGGTCATTTTGAATAAGCTTGGACATGAAGATGGGGATGGACATGGTGATAAGGGGAAAAAGAAATGGTGGGGAAGGCTTAATAGTACTTCACGGGTTAACTGA
- the LOC111914686 gene encoding cytochrome P450 CYP72A219, which produces METSMHLWLTSSFGVAMVVIVAWRLLKWVWVKPRRLERHLRLQGIKGTSYKFFYGDTKDMKQLVKEANQNPISIHDDIIPRLLPFVSRSTKTYGNIFFAWLGPNPIVYVLDPGLAKDILSRINDFQKLRKKNPYIKLLSQGLIDYDGDKWVKHRKIINPAFHAHKLKYMAPAIHLSCSEMMEKWQKLLACEHSCELDVFPYLQTLTSDIISRTAFGSSYEEGRRIFELQKELITLLLEIIHSVYIPGSRFLPTKKNKRVKEIDRHVKASIRGIIEKRLVAMEDGEVSHDDLLGILLESNQNEIQGMSIEDVIEECKLFYFAGQETTSNLLVWSMILLSQHPSWQEQARDEVFRVFGREKPDIDGLSHLKIVTMILHEVLRLYPAVSALYRLANEETKLGDMSLPAGTAITIPVAMLHHDHEIWGDDANEFMPERFSEGVSKATKGRMSYFPFGWGPRICIGQNFASMEAKIALAMILQHFTFVLSLSYSHAPHSVLTVQPQFGAHLIINRVDHY; this is translated from the exons ATGGAGACAAGTATGCACTTGTGGCTTACAAGCTCTTTTGGAGTGGCCATGGTGGTTATTGTGGCATGGAGGTTGTTGAAGTGGGTGTGGGTGAAACCAAGGAGGCTTGAGAGGCACCTAAGGCTTCAAGGGATCAAGGGAACCTCCTACAAGTTCTTTTATGGGGATACAAAAGATATGAAACAACTGGTCAAAGAAGCCAACCAAAACCCCATCAGTATCCATGATGATATCATTCCAAGACTCTTGCCCTTTGTTTCTAGGTCAACCAAAACCTATG GTAATATTTTCTTTGCGTGGTTGGGGCCAAACCCAATAGTGTATGTCCTTGATCCCGGTCTAGCCAAAGATATACTCTCTAGAATCAACGATTTCCAAAAGCTTAGGAAAAAAAATCCCTATATTAAGTTATTATCTCAAGGATTAATTGATTACGATGGAGATAAATGGGTCAAACATCGAAAAATCATCAATCCCGCATTCCATGCGCACAAATTAAAG TACATGGCTCCAGCTATTCATTTGAGCTGTAGCGAGATGATGGAGAAGTGGCAGAAGTTGTTAGCATGTGAGCATTCATGCGAGCTCGATGTGTTTCCATATCTTCAGACACTAACGAGCGACATAATCTCACGCACGGCATTTGGTAGTAGTTatgaagaaggaagaaggatatTTGAACTTCAGAAAGAACTTATTACTTTACTATTGGAAATCATACATTCCGTATACATCCCTGGATCTAG GTTTTTGCCCACTAAAAAGAACAAAAGAGTGAAAGAGATTGATCGACATGTGAAGGCTTCCATAAGAGGTATTATTGAGAAAAGACTGGTGGCAATGGAAGATGGTGAAGTTAGCCATGATGACTTACTAGGCATATTGTTGGAGTCCAatcaaaatgagattcaaggaaTGAGCATCGAAGATGTCATAGAAGAATGCAAGCTCTTTTACTTTGCAGGCCAAGAAACCACCTCCAATTTGCTCGTATGGTCCATGATCTTACTaagccaacatccatcatggCAAGAACAAGCAAGAGACGAAGTTTTTCGTGTCTTTGGACGTGAAAAACCAGATATTGATGGACTAAGTCACCTGAAGATC GTTACTATGATTTTGCATGAAGTTCTAAGGCTATATCCTGCAGTATCGGCATTATACCGATTGGCTAATGAAGAAACTAAGCTAGGAGATATGAGTTTACCGGCTGGAACTGCAATCACAATACCTGTGGCTATGTTGCATCATGACCATGAGATATGGGGTGACGATGCAAATGAGTTCATGCCTGAGAGGTTCTCTGAAGGTGTCTCAAAGGCAACTAAGGGACGAATGTCGTATTTCCCATTTGGTTGGGGACCTCGTATATGCATCGGCCAAAACTTTGCTTCGATGGAAGCCAAAATAGCATTAGCGATGATTCTGCAACATTTCACTTTTGTGCTTTCACTGTCTTATTCACATGCTCCTCATTCGGTCCTTACTGTACAACCCCAGTTTGGAGCTCACTTGATTATAAACAGGGTTGATCATTATTAA
- the LOC111914689 gene encoding uncharacterized protein LOC111914689, translating to MPSSTPVSLDHHDDQHLQDLIESARPFLRDKPESVDTKLPALLAILRSAGAGECWHRLGTFLDHLYHVYRILKLWNAPDSVCLFGLFHSVYSNSYHDLAIFDPVTDRETVRNHVGPVAERFIHLFCVVPRHPLIHDDLVFRYTDSELREHLQASEQSLRDVKDNGCWNREERWRKKLQTIVPATGIKVKHIRTGEPVVVPRRVVAVFLLMTIADFGDQYYGYQDALYDNTDGRLEFIGNSNFYTLWPGNGKPGLWMNLISKMAAIYTLLVREEEMYAEERRRADGHVNGIVADNRDEDIELVIPPVFERCTKILDPSEQIVARDLYWEAVNDEGSKKEKGEEMLLKCIEKNPFVGEPHVLLSQFYLSRGRFEEGEREAEKGLSLLLEWGCPWDKRISWEGWVSWGRVLLSKAKERSWPHTSWGIISLGLVK from the coding sequence ATGCCCTCTTCAACTCCAGTCTCTCTTGATCACCACGATGATCAGCATCTTCAAGATCTCATTGAGTCAGCTCGTCCTTTCCTCCGTGACAAACCCGAGTCAGTGGACACCAAACTGCCAGCCCTCTTGGCCATCTTACGCTCCGCTGGCGCTGGTGAGTGCTGGCACCGGCTAGGAACCTTTCTTGATCACCTCTACCATGTCTACCGGATCCTCAAGCTCTGGAATGCACCAGATTCCGTTTGTCTTTTTGGCCTTTTTCATTCCGTTTACTCCAACTCCTATCATGACCTTGCAATCTTCGACCCCGTCACCGACCGGGAAACTGTTCGGAACCATGTTGGTCCCGTCGCTGAGCGTTTCATTCACTTGTTTTGCGTTGTACCTCGCCACCCTCTCATTCATGATGATCTTGTGTTTCGCTACACTGATTCGGAGCTCCGGGAGCATCTCCAAGCTTCTGAACAGTCTTTGAGAGACGTCAAGGACAACGGTTGTTGGAACAGAGAAGAACGGTGGAGGAAGAAGCTGCAGACGATCGTTCCAGCCACCGGAATCAAGGTGAAGCATATCAGAACTGGCGAACCAGTGGTTGTTCCAAGAAGGGTGGTCGCCGTTTTCCTTCTGATGACCATAGCTGATTTCGGTGATCAATACTATGGTTATCAGGATGCATTGTACGACAACACCGATGGTCGGCTGGAGTTCATTGGTAACAGCAATTTCTACACCTTATGGCCCGGAAATGGGAAGCCAGGACTGTGGATGAACCTGATATCGAAAATGGCAGCTATTTACACTTTGTTGGTAAGAGAAGAAGAGATGTACGCAGAGGAAAGGAGAAGAGCAGATGGGCATGTTAATGGGATTGTAGCTGATAACAGAGACGAAGATATAGAGCTGGTAATACCACCTGTTTTCGAGAGATGCACCAAGATTCTTGATCCAAGTGAGCAGATAGTGGCACGAGACTTGTATTGGGAGGCTGTTAACGACGAAGGGTCGAAGAAGGAGAAGGGTGAAGAGATGTTGTTGAAGTGTATCGAGAAGAACCCGTTTGTAGGTGAGCCTCATGTGTTGCTGAGTCAGTTTTATTTGAGCAGAGGGAGGTTCGAGGAAGGGGAGAGAGAGGCTGAAAAGGGTTTGAGTCTATTGCTGGAATGGGGGTGTCCATGGGACAAGAGGATCTCATGGGAAGGGTGGGTTTCTTGGGGTAGGGTGTTGTTGAGTAAGGCAAAGGAGAGGTCATGGCCACATACTTCTTGGGGAATCATCAGTTTGGGTCTTGTCAAGTAG
- the LOC111914687 gene encoding uncharacterized protein LOC111914687, giving the protein MNEGGEGKSVDFAGDQQPQPTTDVPQSTLPLVMQANPQTLSEKNTRVDAVWQQMNKGISKEKLNSIIKKSPSNSKGTSSKPSSKTSSSSWMTVLGLGPKKTSPLQPTPKSKPDDKQDGVSQDTMKLAAAALSAARDAANMANVSGRGKIEVREMRDFAGEAIEVKKFVDANTKEASEKEKGSSAPSAVDSILEQIRKKPKLSVLDKTKKDWGEFKEENRLDEELETYKKSGNKYLDKVSFLQRADYREFERERDARLAVQAKRKTDMREDD; this is encoded by the exons ATGAATGAAGGAGGGGAGGGGAAGTCTGTCGATTTTGCTGGAGATCAACAGCCGCAGCCGACCACTGATGTTCCTCAATCCACGCTGCCTCTAGTGATGCAAGCCAATCCCCAAACCCTTTCAG AGAAAAACACTAGAGTTGATGCTGTGTGGCAGCAGATGAACAAAGGAATTTCTAAAGAGAAGCTGAATTCCATTATAAAGAAGTCTCCCTCAAATTCAAAAGGAACTTCATCTAAACCTTCTTCAAAAACATCTTCTTCC AGTTGGATGACAGTTCTTGGACTTGGTCCAAAAAAGACTTCACCTCTACAGCCCACACCAAAGTCAAAGCCAGATGATAAACAAGACGGTGTTAGTCAAGACACCATGAAACTTGCAGCTGCCGCCCTTTCTGCCGCCAGGGATGCCGCCAACATGGCCAATGTTTCAGGAAGAGGCAAAATCGaggtgagagaaatgagagactTTGCAGGGGAAGCCATTGAAGTAAAGAAGTTTGTTGATGCAAACACAAAAGAAGCATCAGAAAAAGAAAAAGGGAGTAGTGCACCTTCTGCAGTAGATTCGATTCTTGAACAAATTAGAAAGAAACCAAAACTAAGTGTTCTTGATAAGACCAAAAAAGATTGGGGTGAATTTAAGGAAGAAAACCGGTTGGATGAAGAGCTTGAAACTTATAAAAAGAGTGGAAATAAGTATTTGGATAAAGTCTCTTTCTTGCAACGTGCAGATTATCGTGAGTTTGAGAGGGAAAGAGATGCAAGATTAGCTGTGCAGGCTAAAAGGAAGACTGATATGCGAGAAGATGACTAA